The Parambassis ranga chromosome 1, fParRan2.1, whole genome shotgun sequence genome includes a region encoding these proteins:
- the LOC114438075 gene encoding uncharacterized protein LOC114438075 isoform X1 yields the protein MDGLHIFLAVLMGVVSCGHDWISTSALDLTASQGDNITLYCDCKLSTGVYIAWYRNCSHENQPTLVLKTKIEYNPGQQNAYSLNPLPRFTFLRNFSSESYDLQIINVTDSDEGLYYCGTQQVKVEENEFVSQININTYGNITRLKLKSSDIGPRHDCSDSSNASWMLAFTPAFSLLSSFVSFMVIIYFCQKTEKGLEVHQTTSASQGQIRWYQDKDMCLTQVVFRVKDASTRQ from the exons ATGGATGGGCTGCATATTTTTCTGGCTGTTCTAATGg GAGTTGTTTCCTGCGGTCATGATTGGATTTCCACATCAGCATTGGATTTGACAGCCAGTCAGGGAGACAACATCACTCTGTACTGTGACTGCAAACTGTCAACTGGCGTGTACATCGCGTGGTACAGGAACTGCTCTCATGAGAACCAGCCAACTCTTgttctaaaaacaaaaattgaaTATAACCCTGGTCAGCAGAATGCATATTCTCTGAACCCTTTGCCCCGTTTTACATTTCTAAGGAACTTTTCTTCTGAGTCTTATGACCTGCAGATCATCAATGTCACTGATTCTGACGAGGGCCTCTACTACTGTGGAACTCAACAGGTCAAGGTGGAAGAAAACGAATTCGTCAGTCAAATAAATATTAACACATATGGCAACATCACAAGACTCAAACTCA AATCATCAGACATCGGCCCCCGACATGACTGCAGTGACTCCAGTAATGCGTCCTGGATGTTGGCCTTCACTCCAgcattttctcttctctcttcctttGTCTCCTTTATGGTTATTATTTACTTCTGTCAGAAAACAG AAAAAGGACTTGAAGTTCATCAGACTACATCAGCCAGCCAAGGCCAAATAAGATGGTACCAG gatAAAGACATGTGTTTGACACAGGTTGTGTTCAGAGTGAAGGATGCTTCTACGCGGCAGTAG
- the LOC114438075 gene encoding uncharacterized protein LOC114438075 isoform X2 — translation MDGLHIFLAVLMGVVSCGHDWISTSALDLTASQGDNITLYCDCKLSTGVYIAWYRNCSHENQPTLVLKTKIEYNPGQQNAYSLNPLPRFTFLRNFSSESYDLQIINVTDSDEGLYYCGTQQVKVEENEFVSQININTYGNITRLKLNMISESQQRIPKDDCDNKVCWILLSSLCPASAVLSSLLSVLILILVDTNSFVLARSLFTVTK, via the exons ATGGATGGGCTGCATATTTTTCTGGCTGTTCTAATGg GAGTTGTTTCCTGCGGTCATGATTGGATTTCCACATCAGCATTGGATTTGACAGCCAGTCAGGGAGACAACATCACTCTGTACTGTGACTGCAAACTGTCAACTGGCGTGTACATCGCGTGGTACAGGAACTGCTCTCATGAGAACCAGCCAACTCTTgttctaaaaacaaaaattgaaTATAACCCTGGTCAGCAGAATGCATATTCTCTGAACCCTTTGCCCCGTTTTACATTTCTAAGGAACTTTTCTTCTGAGTCTTATGACCTGCAGATCATCAATGTCACTGATTCTGACGAGGGCCTCTACTACTGTGGAACTCAACAGGTCAAGGTGGAAGAAAACGAATTCGTCAGTCAAATAAATATTAACACATATGGCAACATCACAAGACTCAAACTCA ATATGATTTCAGAGTCACAACAAAGAATTCCCAAAGATGATTGTGACAACAAAGTGTGCTGGAtcctgctgtcctctctgtgtccagcctctgctgtgctctcctctcttctctctgttttaattttaatactGGTTGACACAAACAGCTTTGTTTTAGCAAGAAGCCTATTTACTGTTACAAAATGA